CCCACGCCGAACCGCCGCCCGATGGGGTAGGCTGCCGAGGAGGCACCGCATGGACTGGCACGAATTGCAGAAGCACAAGGTCAACGATCTGCGCGAGATGATGAAGACCCACCTGCCCGAAGTCACCGGCGTCATCGGCCTGAAGAAGGACGAGCTGGTGGAACTGCTCGCCGCCAAGCTCGGCATCGACAAGCCCCACAAGATCGTCGTCGGGCTGGACAAGACCGCGGTCAAGGGCCGGATCCGCGAACTCAAGACGAGCCGCGACGCGGCGGCGTCGGCGGGGGAGGACGTCCGGCGCAACCGGCACCGCCGCGAGATCCACCGCCTGAAGCGCCGCCTGCGCAAGGCCGCCAACCTGACGCACTGAGCCCGCGCCGCCTCGGCGCCGCGACACAAGGACGGCCGGCTCCCGGGGGAGCCGGCCGTCGTCGTCTCGCAGGCGTTCGCGAGCCGTCCCGCGCTCAGGCGGACATCTTCTCCCGCTTCTCCTGGCAGGCGATGCACAGGCGGGCCGTCGGCACGGCCAGCAGCCGTTCGACCGCGATGGCGTGGTCGCCGTCCTCGCACCGGCCGTAGGTCCCGTTCTCCAGCTTCGCGAGGGCCTCCTCGATGTCGAAGAGGTGATCGGTCTCGGCGCCGGCCAGGTGGATCATCGTCTCGTACTGGATCTCGTCGGAGCCCTGGTCGGCCATGTGGTTGGAGTGGGCCTTGCCGGAGCCGTCCCCGGTCTGGTCGTCGGCGTGCTGGATCGCCTTCGCGTGGCGGGCGATGA
The DNA window shown above is from bacterium and carries:
- a CDS encoding transcription termination factor Rho, translating into MDWHELQKHKVNDLREMMKTHLPEVTGVIGLKKDELVELLAAKLGIDKPHKIVVGLDKTAVKGRIRELKTSRDAAASAGEDVRRNRHRREIHRLKRRLRKAANLTH
- a CDS encoding TraR/DksA C4-type zinc finger protein yields the protein MRTRDLERIRDGLQTERDRVQRIIARHAKAIQHADDQTGDGSGKAHSNHMADQGSDEIQYETMIHLAGAETDHLFDIEEALAKLENGTYGRCEDGDHAIAVERLLAVPTARLCIACQEKREKMSA